The proteins below are encoded in one region of Persephonella sp.:
- a CDS encoding polyribonucleotide nucleotidyltransferase: MGEVGEINVKKVETTVNGVPLSIETDYFAKQASGAVIVRQGETAVLVTAVVSEEAQTDIDFFPLTVEYREKTYAYGKIPGGFVKREGKPSVREILVSRLIDRPIRPMFPKGFFNDVVITAMTLSADDKFDPDVLAIVGASAALHISEAPFEGPIAGVRVARVDGQFIVNPTYQQRNQSDIDIVVAGSKDAIVMVEGGSEEVSEEIILDAIMFAHDEIKKLIEIQEKLRIKTGEKEKIVVETDEIEQKIKAELEALVKEKVEHALNILDKKERRKKLSEIYEEAISQIEIPEEKEKKVETIYKDIVSSVMREKVLKEKVRIDGRKPDEIRPIWIRTGLFPRIHGSAIFTRGQTQAFVATTLGAPGEEQIEESIEEDEVKKRFMLHYNFPPFSVGEARPPRAPSRREIGHGNLAERAIEPLIPPEEEFPYVIRVVSEILESNGSTSMATVCGASLSLFDAGVPMKKHVAGIAMGLLKEGDEYVILTDILGDEDHLGDMDFKVAGTRDGVTSIQMDIKIKGLTKEILQDALQQAKKARLYILDLMYQAIPQPKPELSPHAPKIITMRVLPEKIPVIIGPSGKNIKKIIEETGVKIDLQPDGLVRIYAVDGESGEKAKQMIEELIMDIELGEVYMGKVTRVEDYGAFVELLPGKLSLLHVSQIAPYRIKSAKDKIKVGDILTVKVIDIDEQGRAKVSLKEVKEGEEPKNRFLYE; encoded by the coding sequence ATGGGAGAAGTCGGTGAAATTAATGTAAAAAAAGTTGAAACAACAGTTAACGGCGTCCCATTATCAATTGAAACAGATTACTTTGCAAAACAGGCAAGCGGTGCCGTAATTGTAAGGCAGGGGGAGACAGCTGTCCTGGTTACGGCTGTTGTTTCTGAAGAGGCACAGACTGATATAGATTTTTTCCCTCTTACTGTTGAATACAGGGAAAAAACATACGCCTACGGCAAAATACCAGGAGGATTTGTCAAAAGGGAAGGTAAACCTTCTGTAAGAGAAATCCTTGTATCAAGGCTTATTGATAGACCCATCAGACCTATGTTCCCTAAGGGTTTTTTCAATGATGTTGTTATTACAGCGATGACTCTTTCTGCAGATGATAAATTTGATCCTGATGTTCTTGCTATTGTGGGTGCTTCTGCCGCACTTCATATATCGGAAGCACCGTTTGAGGGTCCAATCGCAGGTGTGAGAGTGGCAAGGGTTGATGGTCAGTTTATTGTTAATCCAACATACCAGCAAAGAAACCAGTCAGATATAGACATAGTTGTTGCAGGATCAAAAGATGCCATTGTAATGGTCGAAGGAGGAAGCGAAGAGGTATCAGAGGAAATAATCCTTGATGCTATTATGTTTGCCCATGACGAGATAAAAAAACTTATTGAGATACAGGAAAAACTCAGGATAAAAACTGGAGAAAAGGAAAAAATAGTCGTTGAAACTGACGAGATAGAACAGAAAATAAAGGCAGAACTTGAAGCTCTTGTAAAAGAAAAAGTAGAACATGCCCTAAATATTCTTGATAAAAAAGAAAGAAGAAAGAAACTTTCAGAAATATATGAAGAGGCTATTTCCCAGATAGAAATTCCTGAAGAAAAAGAGAAAAAAGTTGAAACGATCTACAAGGATATCGTTTCCTCTGTAATGAGGGAGAAAGTCCTGAAAGAAAAAGTAAGAATTGACGGCAGAAAACCAGATGAAATAAGACCTATATGGATAAGAACAGGATTGTTCCCAAGAATTCATGGATCAGCCATATTCACAAGAGGGCAGACACAGGCATTTGTTGCGACAACTCTTGGAGCTCCAGGAGAAGAGCAGATAGAGGAAAGTATAGAAGAGGACGAAGTCAAAAAAAGATTTATGCTTCATTATAACTTCCCTCCGTTCAGCGTTGGAGAGGCAAGACCTCCAAGGGCACCTTCAAGAAGGGAGATAGGACACGGAAACCTTGCTGAAAGAGCTATAGAACCTTTAATCCCTCCAGAAGAAGAGTTTCCGTATGTGATAAGGGTTGTCTCTGAAATCCTTGAATCAAACGGTTCAACATCTATGGCGACAGTGTGCGGAGCATCTCTCTCCCTTTTTGACGCAGGCGTTCCTATGAAAAAGCATGTTGCAGGAATTGCGATGGGGCTTTTGAAAGAGGGAGATGAATATGTAATTCTAACGGACATTCTTGGGGATGAGGATCACCTTGGAGATATGGATTTTAAGGTTGCAGGAACAAGAGACGGAGTAACATCTATCCAGATGGACATCAAAATAAAAGGTCTTACAAAGGAGATACTTCAGGACGCTCTACAGCAGGCTAAAAAGGCGAGACTTTACATTCTTGATCTTATGTATCAGGCTATACCTCAGCCTAAGCCTGAACTTTCTCCACACGCACCTAAGATAATAACAATGAGGGTTCTTCCTGAAAAAATCCCTGTCATTATTGGACCTTCAGGTAAAAACATCAAAAAAATAATTGAGGAGACCGGAGTTAAGATTGATCTCCAGCCTGACGGACTTGTTAGAATATACGCTGTTGACGGGGAAAGCGGCGAAAAAGCAAAACAGATGATAGAAGAGCTGATTATGGATATTGAGCTTGGCGAGGTATATATGGGTAAAGTAACAAGGGTTGAAGATTACGGGGCATTTGTTGAACTTCTCCCCGGAAAGCTTTCGTTATTACATGTCTCACAGATAGCCCCTTACAGAATAAAATCTGCCAAAGACAAAATAAAAGTTGGTGATATACTGACTGTTAAAGTAATAGACATTGATGAGCAGGGAAGGGCAAAAGTATCCCTTAAAGAAGTCAAAGAAGGGGAAGAGCCGAAAAACAGATTTCTTTACGAATAG
- the rpsO gene encoding 30S ribosomal protein S15, with product MSITQERKQELIKKFGRFEGDTGSPEVQIAILTERIKNLTEHIKANKKDLHSRRGLIGMVNKRRKLLNYLKRKNPERYQQIIQELGIRETTGER from the coding sequence ATGTCAATAACTCAAGAGAGAAAGCAGGAGTTGATAAAAAAGTTTGGAAGGTTTGAAGGGGATACAGGTTCTCCGGAGGTTCAGATAGCAATCCTTACAGAAAGGATAAAAAACCTGACAGAACATATCAAAGCAAACAAAAAGGATCTCCACTCAAGGAGAGGTCTTATAGGAATGGTTAATAAAAGAAGAAAGCTTCTTAACTATCTCAAAAGGAAAAACCCTGAAAGATACCAACAGATTATTCAGGAGCTTGGAATAAGAGAAACTACCGGAGAGAGATAA
- a CDS encoding helix-turn-helix domain-containing protein, with translation MSRMWFKSVLGKNTGKQRYKCNECEKHFYKGAKYHKHTEKVKLIALKMYSEGMSKSVIAQVLNLPYGTVSR, from the coding sequence ATGTCCCGAATGTGGTTCAAATCGGTGCTTGGAAAAAACACAGGTAAACAAAGATATAAGTGCAACGAATGTGAAAAACATTTTTATAAAGGTGCAAAATACCATAAACATACAGAAAAGGTTAAATTAATTGCTTTAAAAATGTATAGCGAAGGAATGAGTAAATCAGTCATAGCACAAGTTTTAAATCTACCTTATGGAACAGTTTCCAGATGA